The Anaerolineae bacterium genome window below encodes:
- a CDS encoding xanthine dehydrogenase family protein gives MSELKSLGKPTRRVDALEKVLGMARYTHDLKIPGMLVAKVLRSPVPHAEIVKLDVTPALKVPGVVAAITSEDFVDHSNWGFPVKDDYMLAYKKVRYVGDPIAAVAAETEDAAEAGLRAIVLELKELPAVFDVHEALQPDAPILHEELAKAEAEETTSGELENAEFIEVHGKGNLSETLIVRQGDPLAKLPECDVVLDAVYSVPHQEHAYLETEAALAVPTADGGVTVYVGDQSPFITLSNLVMTLGMPGKVRVIQSPHIGGAFGGKSDMVYETAAQAAMLAIKSGRPVKLVTSREESMIASYKRDAMEMHYRLGATKDGRLRAAKIECWADSGAYASMTPFTSWRATIHAMGPYRYEDCHVDISCVYTNNGYSGAFRGFGNTEVTAASEQAIDELAEMCGMDPMDFRLKNCVELGDTLPFGQKLEYSVGLKQCLERVRKISDWDRKRAEYSRQPANQEIRRGIGVASFFHGISLGAEGLDFAEHTIRLGEGNTFEILTGLTDYGQGSRTVFCLIAAEVLGLPVERFQWMPCDTDVVHECGPTVASRSTILGGNATRLAAMRLLTQLYETAAMMMDCMVPEVRQEGEVFHGPGGRRVSLDEIIAYARAHHIPLSAKARWEMPRIHWSFAQGRGVPYVAYHFGAQVAEVEVDRRTGVTKVLNIYAVHDVGKVVFPQGIRGQIVGGISQGLGYALMERVEFDKGYIQNPNFDTYLIPTAADMPIVTVEFVESELPFGPFGAKNVAEPSMVPTAPAILNAIYHATGRRIRHLPANLERVLLGYDLKDTVTTVCQIGVCERAKCEL, from the coding sequence ATGAGCGAGCTGAAATCCCTGGGCAAACCCACTCGCCGTGTCGACGCGCTGGAGAAAGTGCTGGGCATGGCGCGCTACACCCATGACCTCAAGATCCCCGGCATGCTGGTCGCCAAGGTCCTGCGCAGTCCGGTGCCGCATGCGGAGATCGTGAAGCTGGATGTGACGCCGGCGTTGAAGGTGCCGGGCGTTGTCGCCGCCATCACCAGCGAGGATTTCGTGGACCACAGCAACTGGGGCTTCCCGGTCAAAGATGATTACATGCTGGCCTATAAGAAGGTGCGCTATGTGGGGGACCCGATTGCGGCTGTGGCGGCGGAGACGGAGGATGCGGCGGAGGCCGGCCTGCGCGCCATTGTGCTCGAGCTGAAGGAACTGCCGGCGGTCTTCGATGTCCATGAAGCGCTCCAGCCGGATGCCCCTATCCTACATGAAGAGCTGGCCAAGGCCGAGGCGGAAGAGACCACCAGCGGAGAGCTGGAAAATGCGGAATTCATCGAGGTACATGGGAAGGGGAACCTTTCGGAGACCCTGATTGTCCGGCAGGGCGATCCGTTGGCCAAACTGCCAGAATGTGACGTGGTGTTGGATGCCGTCTACAGCGTGCCGCACCAGGAGCACGCCTATCTGGAGACCGAGGCGGCGCTGGCGGTGCCGACCGCCGACGGCGGGGTAACGGTGTACGTTGGCGATCAGAGCCCCTTTATCACGCTCAGCAACCTGGTCATGACGCTGGGCATGCCGGGCAAGGTGCGGGTCATCCAGTCCCCGCACATCGGCGGCGCCTTCGGCGGTAAATCCGATATGGTGTATGAGACAGCCGCGCAGGCGGCGATGCTGGCCATCAAGTCGGGCCGGCCGGTCAAGCTGGTGACCAGCCGTGAGGAATCCATGATCGCCTCGTATAAGCGGGACGCCATGGAGATGCATTACCGCCTCGGGGCGACGAAGGACGGCCGGCTGCGCGCCGCCAAGATCGAATGCTGGGCGGATTCCGGCGCCTATGCCTCCATGACCCCCTTCACGAGCTGGCGCGCCACCATCCATGCCATGGGGCCGTACCGCTACGAGGACTGCCATGTGGATATCAGTTGCGTCTACACCAATAACGGCTACTCAGGCGCCTTCCGCGGTTTTGGCAACACCGAGGTGACGGCGGCTTCCGAACAGGCAATTGATGAGCTGGCCGAGATGTGCGGCATGGATCCCATGGATTTCCGGCTGAAGAACTGCGTCGAACTGGGGGATACCCTGCCGTTCGGGCAGAAGCTGGAATACTCGGTGGGCCTGAAGCAGTGCCTGGAGCGGGTGCGGAAGATTTCTGACTGGGACCGCAAGCGCGCCGAGTACAGCCGCCAGCCGGCGAACCAGGAGATCCGCCGCGGCATCGGGGTCGCATCCTTCTTCCACGGCATTTCCCTGGGTGCGGAAGGCCTGGACTTTGCCGAGCATACCATCCGGCTGGGCGAGGGGAATACGTTTGAGATACTCACCGGTCTGACCGATTACGGTCAGGGCTCGCGCACGGTGTTCTGTCTCATCGCCGCGGAAGTGCTCGGCCTGCCGGTGGAACGCTTCCAGTGGATGCCGTGTGATACTGACGTGGTGCATGAATGCGGCCCCACCGTCGCCTCGCGCTCCACCATTTTAGGCGGCAATGCTACCCGCCTGGCGGCGATGCGGCTGTTGACGCAGTTGTACGAGACGGCGGCCATGATGATGGACTGCATGGTGCCGGAAGTGCGTCAGGAAGGCGAGGTGTTCCATGGGCCGGGCGGCCGGCGGGTAAGCCTGGATGAGATCATCGCCTATGCCCGGGCCCATCATATCCCGCTCTCGGCGAAAGCGCGCTGGGAGATGCCGCGCATCCACTGGTCGTTCGCCCAGGGACGCGGCGTGCCCTACGTGGCCTACCACTTCGGCGCGCAGGTGGCCGAGGTGGAGGTGGACCGCCGCACCGGCGTGACCAAGGTGCTGAATATCTACGCCGTGCACGACGTGGGCAAGGTGGTCTTCCCCCAGGGCATTCGCGGCCAGATCGTCGGCGGCATCTCGCAGGGCCTCGGCTACGCGCTGATGGAAAGGGTGGAGTTCGACAAGGGATATATCCAGAACCCGAACTTCGATACTTATCTCATCCCGACGGCCGCGGATATGCCGATCGTCACAGTGGAGTTTGTGGAGAGCGAGCTTCCCTTCGGTCCCTTCGGCGCCAAGAACGTGGCAGAGCCGTCCATGGTGCCGACTGCGCCGGCCATCCTCAATGCTATCTACCATGCTACCGGCCGGCGTATCCGCCACCTGCCGGCGAACCTGGAGCGCGTCCTGCTGGGCTACGACCTCAAGGATACCGTGACCACAGTCTGCCAGATTGGTGTCTGCGAGCGGGCCAAGTGTGAGCTGTAA
- a CDS encoding PAS domain S-box protein encodes MKRAGLWLWGLLLGLMAVSLFLPPALLPASFASVEPARILRVGVYQNHPLAFVDENGQVQGFYIDILEEIARREGWHLVYVAGTWEECLRRLETGEIDLLVAIAYRPERTERYDFNQETVLTNWGQVYTVPGGGVNSILDLRGKVIAGVPQDIYTIEFSRMLESFDIPVQWQYVDEYYQVLEAVSGRKVDAGIMARLDGWAHEKEYHVVRSNIICCPTELRFAATKGKHQDVLDAIDRRLSAMKADRNSVYYRSMARWIAGAEGPAFPRWAVWLLVGLGGAAALAGGFSLLLRFQLRARTRHLQEEIERRRAAERVQQLVYRISEAVHTTGSLEEFFGVVQAALKALVPADNFFVALYDMDRDQVSLAYFSDVQTSRVPMPAGKTLTGRVIREERAMLLRTADIERLITAGEAQVVGPAPKVWAGIPLRGEAGVLGAMVLQDYGDEFAIRDTDLPMLAYVAEQVALAIERKRMAEALRQSEARFRRIAEQSLDAIFTLDREERFQYVSPAFERITGYNTVTIIGQPWWSCIAEDSRPAAQDCMIQVWGGKPVEGLQVKLLCRDGKERDAEINIAPVVEDGRVVEAEGIMRDITDRKQLEAQFLRAQKMEAVGRLAGGIAHDFNNLLTAIIGNAELGLMQLHEGMPGYRELQVILQSSLRAAKLTRQLLMVSKRDIALPQAVSLNDLILSLQPMYERLLGEDIHFEVQLDPLLHPVMADQSQLEQVLLNLLVNARDAMPQGGRVYLSTTNVYLDEEYCRRNPDARPGDYVLLAVTDTGVGMTPEVLEHVFEPFFTTKPDGSGLGLSTVYGIVHQYGGIINVYSEVGRGTTFKIYLPALVRERPAVPQENRDADLQELAGTETILLVEDEPEIRLLAQSALRKLGYHVVTAESAEEALEIAAGLEHPMDLLIADVVLPGKSGPWLARELMGRQAGLRVLFISGYADDRLAAEEVAAGQAAFLSKPFTTAQLARRVRAVLDGRLH; translated from the coding sequence ATGAAACGCGCCGGCCTGTGGCTGTGGGGTTTACTCCTGGGACTGATGGCGGTTTCTCTCTTCCTACCGCCGGCCCTGTTACCCGCTTCCTTTGCCAGCGTGGAGCCGGCGCGCATCCTGCGCGTGGGCGTCTATCAGAATCATCCCCTGGCGTTCGTGGACGAAAATGGGCAGGTGCAGGGTTTTTACATTGATATCTTGGAAGAGATTGCGCGCCGGGAAGGGTGGCATCTCGTGTATGTGGCCGGCACCTGGGAGGAATGCCTGCGCCGGCTGGAAACAGGGGAGATTGACTTGCTGGTGGCCATCGCCTACCGGCCCGAACGGACCGAGCGCTATGATTTCAACCAGGAGACCGTGCTGACGAATTGGGGGCAGGTGTACACGGTGCCGGGCGGAGGAGTGAATTCCATCCTCGACCTGCGCGGTAAGGTCATCGCCGGCGTCCCCCAGGATATTTACACCATCGAATTCTCCCGCATGCTGGAGAGCTTCGATATCCCCGTGCAGTGGCAGTATGTGGATGAGTATTACCAGGTTTTGGAAGCCGTGTCTGGGCGAAAGGTGGACGCCGGCATCATGGCGCGGCTGGACGGCTGGGCGCACGAGAAAGAATACCACGTCGTCCGCAGTAATATCATCTGCTGTCCGACGGAACTGCGCTTTGCCGCGACCAAGGGCAAACATCAGGATGTGCTGGATGCGATTGACCGCCGGCTATCTGCCATGAAGGCCGACCGTAACTCGGTGTACTACCGGTCTATGGCGCGCTGGATCGCCGGCGCGGAGGGGCCGGCCTTCCCCCGCTGGGCGGTCTGGCTGTTGGTAGGGCTGGGCGGTGCGGCCGCGCTGGCCGGCGGCTTCAGCCTGCTCCTACGGTTCCAACTGCGTGCCCGCACGCGCCATCTCCAGGAGGAAATCGAGCGGCGCCGTGCGGCAGAGCGCGTGCAACAGCTTGTCTACCGTATCTCCGAGGCGGTGCATACGACCGGGAGCCTGGAGGAATTCTTCGGTGTGGTGCAGGCGGCGCTGAAAGCGCTGGTGCCGGCGGATAATTTCTTCGTCGCGCTGTACGATATGGACAGGGACCAGGTGTCGCTGGCCTACTTCAGTGATGTGCAGACCTCCAGGGTGCCGATGCCGGCTGGTAAAACCCTCACAGGGCGGGTGATCCGGGAGGAGCGGGCGATGCTCCTGCGCACCGCGGACATCGAGCGGCTAATTACGGCCGGCGAGGCGCAGGTGGTCGGTCCGGCCCCTAAGGTCTGGGCGGGTATCCCCTTGCGCGGCGAGGCCGGGGTGCTGGGAGCGATGGTGCTGCAGGATTATGGCGATGAGTTTGCCATTCGTGACACCGACCTGCCCATGCTGGCATATGTGGCGGAGCAGGTGGCACTGGCCATCGAGCGCAAGCGCATGGCCGAGGCACTGCGGCAGAGCGAGGCGCGCTTCCGGCGCATCGCCGAGCAGAGCCTGGATGCCATTTTTACCTTGGACCGGGAGGAGCGCTTCCAGTATGTCTCGCCGGCCTTCGAGCGCATCACGGGCTACAACACCGTGACCATCATCGGTCAGCCCTGGTGGAGCTGTATCGCCGAGGATTCCCGGCCGGCGGCCCAGGACTGCATGATCCAGGTCTGGGGCGGAAAGCCGGTGGAAGGGCTTCAGGTGAAACTGCTCTGCAGGGATGGGAAAGAGCGCGATGCAGAGATCAACATTGCCCCGGTCGTGGAGGACGGCCGCGTGGTCGAGGCCGAGGGCATCATGCGGGACATCACCGATCGCAAACAACTGGAGGCGCAGTTCCTGCGTGCGCAGAAGATGGAGGCGGTAGGCCGGCTGGCCGGCGGCATCGCCCACGATTTCAACAATCTGCTCACCGCCATCATTGGCAACGCGGAGCTGGGCCTGATGCAGTTGCACGAGGGCATGCCCGGCTATCGGGAGCTTCAGGTGATACTGCAGTCCTCCCTGCGTGCCGCCAAGCTCACCCGTCAGTTGTTGATGGTGAGCAAGCGGGATATCGCCCTGCCGCAGGCCGTCAGTCTGAACGACCTGATCCTGTCCCTACAGCCCATGTATGAGCGGCTTCTGGGTGAGGATATCCACTTCGAGGTCCAGCTTGACCCGCTTCTGCACCCTGTGATGGCGGACCAATCGCAGTTGGAGCAGGTACTGCTCAATCTGCTGGTGAACGCGCGGGACGCTATGCCGCAGGGCGGCCGGGTGTACCTCTCCACCACCAATGTCTACCTGGATGAGGAGTACTGCCGGCGCAATCCGGATGCCCGACCGGGAGACTATGTCCTGCTGGCGGTCACGGACACGGGTGTTGGCATGACGCCTGAGGTGCTGGAACACGTGTTTGAGCCTTTCTTTACGACGAAACCGGACGGCTCCGGGCTGGGCCTCTCCACCGTGTACGGCATTGTGCATCAGTACGGCGGCATCATCAATGTCTACAGCGAGGTCGGGCGCGGCACGACCTTCAAGATATATCTGCCGGCGCTGGTGAGGGAACGGCCGGCGGTGCCCCAGGAGAACAGGGACGCGGATTTGCAGGAGCTTGCCGGCACCGAGACCATCCTCCTGGTCGAGGATGAGCCGGAGATTCGTCTGCTCGCGCAGAGCGCCTTGCGGAAATTGGGCTATCACGTCGTCACTGCCGAGAGCGCGGAGGAGGCGCTGGAGATCGCGGCCGGGCTGGAGCATCCGATGGATTTGCTGATTGCAGACGTGGTTCTGCCCGGCAAGAGCGGACCCTGGCTGGCGCGTGAGCTGATGGGCCGGCAGGCCGGCCTGCGGGTCCTTTTCATCTCCGGCTATGCCGACGACCGTCTGGCGGCAGAGGAAGTAGCCGCCGGCCAGGCGGCCTTCTTGTCCAAGCCGTTCACCACCGCGCAGTTGGCGCGCCGGGTGCGCGCGGTGCTGGACGGCCGGCTCCATTGA
- a CDS encoding DUF302 domain-containing protein — protein sequence MIEQTDLAARLTLHLPFDAALRRVKEALKAQGFGVMSEIDVQQAMREKLDVDFRRYVILGVCNPPLAHRAFSINLEAGLLLPCNVIVYEDGGAVQVSIADPLAMARLMDHPDFRALAARPAPNCWRR from the coding sequence ATGATCGAACAAACGGACCTGGCTGCGCGCCTGACCCTGCATCTGCCCTTCGATGCCGCCCTGCGCCGCGTCAAAGAAGCGCTCAAAGCCCAAGGCTTCGGGGTGATGAGCGAGATTGACGTCCAGCAGGCGATGCGCGAAAAACTCGACGTGGATTTCCGCCGCTATGTCATCCTGGGGGTGTGCAATCCTCCCCTCGCCCATCGCGCTTTTTCCATCAACCTAGAGGCCGGCCTCCTCCTTCCCTGCAACGTCATCGTCTATGAGGACGGCGGCGCCGTCCAGGTATCCATCGCTGACCCGCTGGCCATGGCGCGCTTGATGGACCACCCGGATTTCCGGGCTCTGGCCGCGAGGCCCGCGCCAAACTGCTGGAGGCGCTAA
- a CDS encoding DegV family protein, with translation MIRIITDTLSGLSPQWAAEHGIPLIPQVIYFGEESFLEIQEMSIEEFIRRLKSSSVLPRTAAPPPGLFIKAFEELDAAHNTILCIHPTAELSGTVRSAQIAKAEAFPNADIRIIDTRTIGAQLGVLVQMADSWVREGLDADTIVRRLEELIPRLRTYFLVDTLEYLQRGGRIGGAAALVGQLLQIKPILTIRDGKVDVYARERTKKRGLERFREIILEEMDLSFSPCLVIQHCDARQEAEELVSFFRERLGRQDIPLFDVVPAIATHAGPGTLGASFFAKP, from the coding sequence GTGATCCGAATCATCACCGATACGTTATCTGGCTTAAGCCCCCAGTGGGCCGCCGAGCACGGCATCCCCCTCATCCCGCAGGTGATTTATTTCGGCGAGGAATCCTTTCTGGAAATTCAGGAGATGAGCATCGAGGAATTTATCCGCCGGCTCAAATCCTCCAGCGTCCTCCCCCGTACCGCCGCCCCACCCCCCGGCCTGTTCATCAAAGCCTTCGAAGAGCTGGACGCCGCGCACAATACCATCCTCTGCATCCACCCCACAGCCGAGCTGTCGGGCACCGTCCGCTCCGCCCAGATCGCCAAGGCTGAGGCATTCCCCAACGCCGACATCCGCATCATTGACACGCGCACCATCGGCGCTCAGCTTGGCGTGCTGGTGCAGATGGCGGATAGCTGGGTACGGGAGGGGCTGGATGCGGACACCATCGTGCGCCGGCTGGAGGAGCTGATCCCCCGCCTGCGCACCTATTTCCTGGTGGATACGCTGGAGTACCTTCAGCGCGGCGGCCGGATCGGCGGAGCCGCGGCCCTGGTGGGCCAGCTCCTGCAGATCAAACCCATCCTCACCATCCGCGACGGGAAAGTGGACGTTTATGCTCGCGAGCGCACCAAGAAGCGTGGACTGGAGCGCTTCCGCGAGATCATCCTTGAAGAAATGGACTTGAGCTTCTCGCCCTGTCTGGTGATTCAACACTGCGACGCCCGCCAGGAGGCGGAGGAGCTGGTCTCTTTCTTCCGAGAGCGCCTTGGCCGGCAGGATATTCCCTTGTTCGACGTTGTGCCAGCGATCGCCACCCACGCCGGCCCGGGAACCCTGGGCGCCAGCTTCTTCGCCAAACCCTGA
- a CDS encoding saccharopine dehydrogenase NADP-binding domain-containing protein: MGYRYLVLGAGMQGTAAAYDLAVRGEADEITLADRDIHIARSSAERVNRLAGRQVARAAALDVSDEKALPHAMAGYTVALSAVPYRFNLGITRAAIAAGTSLCDLGGNTDIVLQQLAMDEEARRAGVTILPDCGFMPGMGNVLIAHGIRQLDRCERVDSWDGGLPVHPRGPFRYKLVFSIEGLINEYAGDCVVLRGGRRTRIPCLTELEEIEFPPPVGKAEAFITGGGISTLPWTFEGRVQHMQNKTVRYPGHCQMFVAYRELGLFSEEPIEFHGQRIVPRQFLFAMLKPLIHFPDDPEDLVVMRVRCSGEKAGRRAAVTFELMEFYDPMTGFTAMERATGFPAALAMTLIARRKIAPGARPAEIAVPTEDFLAGLAERGIRVLERWEIG, translated from the coding sequence ATGGGGTATCGTTATCTGGTTCTGGGAGCCGGCATGCAGGGCACAGCGGCGGCTTATGACCTGGCTGTGCGCGGGGAGGCCGACGAGATCACGCTGGCGGATCGGGATATCCACATCGCACGGTCTTCTGCCGAGCGGGTCAACCGCCTGGCCGGCCGGCAGGTGGCGCGCGCCGCGGCGCTGGATGTGAGCGATGAAAAGGCCCTTCCGCACGCCATGGCCGGTTACACGGTTGCGCTCAGCGCCGTGCCCTATCGCTTCAACCTGGGCATCACGCGGGCGGCCATCGCCGCCGGCACCAGCCTCTGCGACCTGGGCGGCAATACCGATATTGTGCTCCAGCAGTTGGCCATGGATGAGGAAGCCCGACGTGCCGGCGTGACCATCCTGCCCGACTGCGGCTTTATGCCGGGCATGGGCAACGTGCTCATCGCGCACGGCATCCGCCAGCTCGACCGCTGTGAGCGGGTGGATTCCTGGGACGGCGGACTGCCGGTCCATCCGCGCGGGCCGTTCCGGTATAAGCTGGTGTTCAGCATAGAGGGGTTGATTAATGAGTATGCCGGCGACTGCGTCGTGCTGCGCGGCGGCCGGCGGACACGGATTCCCTGCCTGACCGAACTGGAGGAGATCGAATTCCCTCCGCCTGTGGGGAAGGCAGAGGCGTTTATCACCGGGGGCGGGATCTCCACCCTCCCCTGGACGTTCGAAGGCAGGGTTCAGCACATGCAGAACAAGACGGTGCGCTATCCCGGCCACTGTCAGATGTTCGTCGCATATCGCGAGTTGGGGCTGTTCAGCGAGGAGCCGATCGAGTTCCATGGACAGCGCATTGTGCCCCGGCAGTTCCTCTTCGCCATGCTGAAGCCGCTGATCCACTTCCCGGACGATCCCGAGGATCTGGTGGTGATGCGGGTGCGGTGCAGTGGGGAGAAAGCCGGCCGGCGCGCCGCGGTAACCTTTGAGCTGATGGAATTCTATGACCCGATGACGGGGTTCACCGCCATGGAACGGGCGACGGGGTTCCCGGCGGCGCTGGCGATGACGTTGATCGCGCGCCGGAAGATAGCACCGGGCGCCAGGCCGGCGGAGATCGCTGTCCCGACGGAGGATTTTCTCGCCGGCCTGGCGGAGCGGGGGATACGCGTGCTGGAACGCTGGGAGATAGGTTGA
- the malQ gene encoding 4-alpha-glucanotransferase: MRTARASGLLLHPTSLPGRFGIGDLGPEAYRFVEFLQAAGQTLWQILPLGPTGYGDSPYQCFSAFAGNPLLISPELLVEDGLLDKEALEQAPAFPEQRVDYPAVERWKSAILRQAAARFFLEKPYPAYHEFEAWCEQEAGWLEDFALFMALKEAHNGAPWTEWASELARRHPPALQRARQDLQGALRVHRFTQFIFFRQWKALREHANARRVRIIGDIPIFVAHNSADVWAHPELFFLDEAGQPTVVAGVPPDYFSPTGQRWGNPLYRWERMAEDGYAWWVQRVRKTLELVDMVRIDHFRGFEAYWEVPAEEETAINGRWVPGPGMAFFQALEAQLGKLPIIAEDLGIITLAVEQMRDACGFPGMKILQFAFGSGPDNPYLPHNYTTPHCVVYTGTHDNDTTAGWFAQIPPAERAYVLRYLHSDGREIHWDMIRLAMLSIAEMAVFPVQDVLGLGSEARMNMPGRPHGNWAWRCPAGALTEAVAGRLRQLTQDYGRYAPAEASSAEEQPGSSAG, translated from the coding sequence ATGCGCACTGCCAGAGCCAGCGGGTTACTGCTTCACCCCACTTCCCTGCCGGGGAGGTTCGGCATCGGCGACCTCGGCCCGGAAGCCTACCGCTTCGTGGAGTTCCTGCAGGCCGCCGGCCAGACCCTCTGGCAGATCCTGCCGCTGGGACCGACCGGTTACGGCGATTCCCCATATCAGTGCTTCTCCGCCTTCGCCGGCAACCCCCTGCTCATCTCCCCCGAGCTCCTGGTAGAAGATGGCCTGCTTGACAAGGAAGCGCTGGAGCAGGCGCCGGCGTTCCCCGAACAGCGGGTGGACTACCCGGCCGTGGAACGCTGGAAAAGCGCCATCCTGCGGCAGGCGGCGGCGCGGTTCTTCCTGGAAAAACCATATCCGGCCTACCACGAATTCGAAGCCTGGTGCGAGCAGGAGGCCGGCTGGCTGGAGGACTTCGCCCTTTTCATGGCGCTGAAGGAAGCCCACAACGGCGCCCCCTGGACCGAATGGGCATCGGAATTGGCGCGCCGGCATCCCCCCGCGCTCCAGCGCGCCCGCCAGGACCTCCAGGGCGCCCTGCGCGTGCACCGGTTCACCCAGTTCATCTTCTTCCGCCAGTGGAAGGCCCTGCGCGAACACGCCAACGCGCGCCGCGTGCGCATCATCGGGGACATCCCCATTTTCGTCGCTCATAATTCCGCCGACGTCTGGGCCCACCCGGAGCTGTTCTTCCTTGACGAAGCCGGCCAGCCGACGGTAGTGGCCGGCGTGCCCCCCGATTACTTCAGCCCGACCGGCCAGCGCTGGGGCAATCCGCTCTACCGCTGGGAGCGCATGGCCGAGGACGGCTACGCATGGTGGGTCCAGCGCGTGCGCAAAACGCTGGAATTGGTGGACATGGTGCGCATTGACCACTTTCGGGGATTTGAGGCGTACTGGGAGGTGCCGGCGGAGGAGGAAACAGCCATCAACGGCCGCTGGGTGCCTGGTCCGGGGATGGCCTTTTTCCAGGCCCTGGAAGCCCAGTTGGGCAAACTGCCTATTATCGCGGAGGATCTGGGGATCATCACGCTGGCGGTGGAGCAGATGCGCGATGCCTGCGGATTCCCCGGCATGAAAATCCTGCAGTTCGCCTTCGGCAGTGGGCCGGATAATCCCTATCTCCCGCACAATTACACCACGCCGCATTGTGTGGTGTACACGGGCACGCACGATAACGACACCACCGCCGGCTGGTTCGCGCAGATCCCGCCGGCGGAACGGGCGTATGTCCTCCGCTACCTGCATTCCGACGGCAGGGAAATTCACTGGGACATGATCCGGCTGGCCATGCTCTCCATCGCTGAGATGGCAGTGTTTCCGGTGCAGGACGTGCTGGGGCTGGGGAGCGAGGCGCGCATGAACATGCCCGGCCGGCCGCACGGCAACTGGGCCTGGCGCTGTCCGGCCGGCGCGCTCACCGAGGCCGTGGCCGGCCGGCTCCGCCAATTGACACAGGATTACGGCCGGTACGCGCCGGCCGAAGCCAGCAGCGCGGAGGAACAGCCGGGCAGTTCTGCCGGCTGA
- a CDS encoding (2Fe-2S)-binding protein, with the protein MEIRFTLNGKPTVVDAPPDITLLHLLRDYLDLTGTKCGCEIGECGACSVILDGEVVNSCLVLAPQVEGRQVITIEGIRGPDGGPNDLQEAFIEAGAIQCGFCTPGMVVAATALLRKHGYPTREQIVEGISGNLCRCTGYQQIVEAIQMTVLRRAGLPGKEGLA; encoded by the coding sequence ATGGAAATTCGCTTCACGCTGAACGGCAAACCCACCGTGGTGGATGCGCCACCGGATATCACCCTCCTGCATCTGCTCAGGGACTATCTGGACCTGACGGGGACGAAGTGCGGGTGCGAGATTGGCGAATGCGGCGCCTGCTCCGTCATTCTGGATGGGGAAGTGGTCAACTCCTGTCTGGTCCTGGCCCCGCAGGTGGAGGGCCGGCAGGTCATCACCATCGAGGGCATTCGCGGCCCGGACGGCGGCCCTAACGATCTGCAGGAGGCTTTCATCGAGGCCGGCGCCATCCAATGCGGCTTCTGCACACCTGGCATGGTGGTGGCGGCCACGGCTTTACTGCGCAAGCACGGCTATCCCACCCGCGAGCAAATTGTGGAGGGCATCTCCGGTAACCTGTGCCGGTGTACTGGCTATCAGCAGATCGTGGAGGCCATCCAGATGACGGTACTGCGCCGGGCCGGCCTTCCCGGGAAGGAGGGACTTGCATGA
- a CDS encoding FAD binding domain-containing protein gives MSIKHFDYVRATSCAEAVAFLSDPTHVSRLLAGGTDLMVLRHKGEVHWDRLVDISQVPEMRSISQQDGAIVVGAAVTHAEIVEYPLIQRYLPLLADACHSIGSPQIRNRGTIGGNVANAAACADTLPALVCLEAVARIVTKDGEMTMPVKDVVVGPNRTSLPAASVIRDFVIPIPPAQARMAFFKIGRRQVQSISRLSLACLGWLDADGRVAEVRIVPGACTPQTQRFDQAEAVMLGEVPTEELVRKAGQAGAAQMVAITGRRWSTPYKELALPALIERALRKVFGLPEVR, from the coding sequence TTGAGCATCAAGCACTTTGATTATGTGCGAGCAACATCCTGTGCGGAAGCGGTTGCGTTCCTCAGTGACCCCACCCATGTCTCCCGACTGCTGGCCGGCGGCACCGACCTCATGGTCCTGCGCCATAAGGGCGAAGTGCATTGGGACCGCCTGGTGGACATCAGCCAGGTTCCCGAAATGCGTTCCATCTCCCAGCAGGATGGAGCCATTGTGGTCGGGGCGGCGGTGACCCATGCGGAGATCGTGGAATATCCCCTCATTCAGCGGTATCTTCCCCTCCTGGCGGATGCCTGTCATTCCATCGGCTCCCCGCAGATTCGCAATCGCGGCACCATTGGCGGTAATGTGGCCAATGCCGCGGCTTGCGCCGATACCCTGCCGGCCCTGGTCTGCCTGGAGGCGGTGGCGCGCATCGTGACGAAGGATGGGGAGATGACCATGCCGGTCAAGGATGTGGTGGTGGGCCCCAACCGCACCAGCCTGCCGGCCGCCAGCGTGATTCGTGATTTCGTCATCCCTATCCCGCCGGCACAAGCCCGCATGGCCTTCTTCAAGATTGGCCGGCGGCAGGTGCAGTCCATCTCTCGCCTGAGCCTGGCCTGTCTGGGCTGGTTGGACGCGGATGGCCGCGTGGCGGAGGTGCGCATTGTGCCTGGCGCCTGCACGCCGCAAACCCAGCGATTTGACCAGGCGGAGGCGGTGATGCTGGGGGAGGTCCCGACGGAGGAGCTGGTGCGGAAGGCCGGCCAGGCCGGCGCGGCACAGATGGTCGCCATCACCGGCCGGCGCTGGTCCACGCCGTACAAGGAGCTGGCACTGCCGGCGCTCATCGAACGGGCACTGCGCAAAGTGTTCGGACTGCCGGAGGTGAGATAA